A genomic stretch from Candidatus Brocadiaceae bacterium includes:
- a CDS encoding SBBP repeat-containing protein, whose amino-acid sequence MRLQRTCGGPISDFVYPDTDGAMSPPHVRNQKSEGFLAKFWPETLSRNEIKSQRAFNKRGRARHVTFKETCINGKAGTIQGRDRALTKVNYFRGSNPSRWKTDIATYDVITLGEVYEGIELRLKAYGNTVEKLFYVRPGADPGQIRIGLGGMASPESAVSRGENPGVRVNEQGELEIETEIGTVKFTKPVAFQEIKGKRVEVAVEYSIQRPETINQNEKRNPTRAKTDDQNPGSIYGFKVASYDRTKDLVLDPAIAYSTYLGGSASDGGGIVVDSDIAVDGERNVYVTGFHVVS is encoded by the coding sequence TTGCGCCTGCAGCGCACCTGTGGTGGCCCAATCTCTGATTTCGTTTATCCGGATACCGATGGCGCCATGTCGCCACCTCATGTCAGGAATCAGAAATCTGAAGGATTTTTGGCGAAATTTTGGCCAGAAACCCTTTCCCGAAACGAAATTAAATCCCAAAGAGCCTTCAACAAGAGGGGCAGGGCAAGGCATGTGACATTCAAAGAGACATGCATAAACGGAAAGGCAGGCACGATACAGGGAAGGGACCGGGCGTTGACAAAGGTCAATTACTTCAGGGGAAGCAACCCGTCCCGTTGGAAGACCGATATCGCCACCTATGACGTGATTACCCTGGGAGAGGTGTATGAAGGGATAGAACTCCGGTTAAAGGCGTATGGGAACACGGTGGAAAAGCTCTTTTATGTGAGACCAGGTGCGGATCCGGGGCAGATACGGATCGGTCTTGGCGGTATGGCGTCCCCTGAGTCCGCCGTTTCCCGGGGAGAAAATCCGGGTGTAAGGGTCAATGAACAAGGAGAGCTGGAGATAGAGACAGAGATCGGGACGGTGAAATTCACGAAGCCCGTGGCCTTTCAGGAGATAAAGGGGAAGCGGGTGGAGGTGGCCGTTGAATACAGCATTCAACGCCCGGAAACAATAAATCAGAATGAGAAGAGAAACCCCACACGCGCAAAAACCGATGATCAAAACCCGGGGTCGATATATGGTTTCAAGGTTGCCTCGTATGACAGGACTAAGGATCTCGTTCTAGATCCTGCCATCGCATACTCTACATATCTGGGCGGAAGTGCTTCAGATGGTGGTGGTATCGTGGTAGATAGTGATATCGCGGTAGATGGTGAGAGGAATGTCTATGTGACTGGGTTCCACGTCGTCTCTTGA
- a CDS encoding molybdopterin-dependent oxidoreductase, with product MRLTRRTFLQVAGATGATLTLAKRAMAFRLLKPAVEVGNPLDAYPDRRWEYVYRDQYMYDRSFTYCCSPNDTHACRIRAFVRNDVIMRVEQNYDHQRYSDLYGNKATRNWNPRMCLKGYTFHRRVYGPYRLRYPLIRKGWKRWADDGFPELTPANKSKYMFDDRGNDELLRASWDEAFTYASKGIIHISKKYSGPEGAQKLIDQGYPKEMVDAMHEAGTRTFKGRGGMGLLGVTGKYGMYRFNNCLAIVDAHNRGVGPDKALGGRNWSNYTWHGDQAPGHPFTHGLQTSDIDFNDLRFSKLVIQTGKNLIENKMPEAHWLTQVMERGGKLVVITPEYSPSSQKADYWIPIKNNTDTALFLGLTKILLDNKWYDADYVKKFTDFPLLVRTDTLKRLSPKDIIPGYELQDISEGISYQVHGLKDEQREIIGDFVVWDEKTKGPKAITRDDVGDTMKKKGIDPALEGKFILKAVDGKEIEVMTLLEMYKIHLKDYDIDSVVEMTQSPKELIERLAKDIATIKPVALHHGEGVNHYFHATLMNRSYYLPLMLTGNVGYHGSGSHTWSGNYKAGNFQAAKWCGPGFYGWVAEDVFHPNLDPYISAKDLKIKGRARDEEVAYWNHNDRPLIVNTPKYGRKVFTGQSHMPTPTKIMWFTNVNLVNNAKHVYQMLKNVNPNIEQIMSTDIEMTGSIEYADFGFPANSWVEFQQYEITNSCSNPFIQIWGKSGIRPVYDSKDDINILAGMAAKLGELLKDTRLADNWKFALEGRSEVYINRLLDGSTTSHGYTCEDIVAGKYGEPGVAMLLYRTYPRTPFWEQVKENWPFYTPTGRLQAYNDENEVIEYGENFIVHREGPEATQYLPNAIVSTNPYIRPDDYGIPESAEHWDERTVRNIKKPWKELKKTKNFLWEKGYQFYCVTPKSRHTTHSQWAVTDWNFIWNNNFGDPYRMDKRMPGVGEHQIHIHPQAAKDLGIEDGDYVYVDANPADRPYEGWKPTDPFYKVSRLMLRAKYNPAYPYNCTMMKHSAWISTDRTVRAHETRPDGRALAADTGYQSSFRYGSQQSITRDWSMPMHQLDSLFHKAKIGMKFLFGYEADNHGINTVPKETLIKITKAENGGIGGKGVWDPVKTGYTAGNENEFMNRFLNGELVKVES from the coding sequence ATGAGGCTTACGAGGAGGACTTTTCTACAGGTGGCTGGAGCAACGGGTGCGACCTTGACGCTTGCAAAAAGGGCGATGGCGTTCAGATTGCTCAAGCCTGCTGTTGAGGTGGGAAACCCGTTGGATGCCTATCCTGACCGAAGGTGGGAATATGTATACCGGGATCAGTATATGTACGACAGAAGTTTTACCTATTGCTGTTCCCCGAATGACACCCATGCGTGCAGGATCAGGGCATTTGTGCGGAATGATGTAATCATGAGGGTGGAACAGAATTACGACCATCAGAGATATTCTGATTTGTATGGCAACAAGGCGACAAGGAACTGGAACCCCAGGATGTGTTTGAAGGGGTATACATTTCATAGAAGGGTCTATGGCCCATACCGGCTTCGTTATCCGTTGATTCGCAAGGGATGGAAGCGCTGGGCGGACGACGGTTTCCCGGAACTGACACCAGCAAACAAATCAAAGTACATGTTTGATGACAGGGGGAATGATGAATTGCTCAGGGCCTCTTGGGATGAGGCTTTTACCTATGCCTCCAAAGGAATCATTCACATTTCCAAGAAATACAGTGGACCTGAAGGCGCCCAGAAGCTTATCGATCAGGGATATCCGAAAGAGATGGTAGACGCAATGCATGAAGCCGGCACGCGCACCTTTAAAGGACGCGGTGGCATGGGCCTTCTTGGTGTTACGGGTAAATATGGCATGTATCGGTTTAATAATTGTCTTGCCATTGTGGATGCTCACAACAGGGGGGTTGGTCCCGACAAGGCGTTAGGAGGAAGAAACTGGTCTAATTATACCTGGCATGGCGACCAGGCGCCTGGTCATCCGTTTACGCATGGATTACAAACCTCTGACATTGATTTTAATGATTTGCGGTTTTCAAAACTAGTGATTCAAACCGGAAAAAACCTCATAGAAAATAAAATGCCCGAGGCTCACTGGCTGACACAGGTAATGGAAAGAGGCGGAAAATTAGTAGTTATAACACCGGAATATAGCCCCTCATCACAAAAGGCTGATTACTGGATTCCCATTAAGAATAACACCGATACGGCCTTGTTTCTCGGTTTGACAAAGATACTTCTTGACAATAAATGGTACGACGCGGACTATGTCAAGAAATTCACGGATTTCCCACTCCTTGTTCGGACCGATACGCTCAAGAGGCTGTCTCCCAAGGACATTATTCCCGGTTATGAACTGCAGGATATCTCGGAGGGTATCAGTTATCAGGTGCACGGCCTCAAAGATGAGCAGAGAGAGATCATCGGAGACTTTGTTGTTTGGGATGAGAAGACCAAGGGGCCAAAGGCGATTACCAGGGATGATGTGGGTGATACCATGAAGAAAAAGGGAATAGACCCTGCCTTGGAAGGCAAATTTATCTTAAAGGCGGTGGATGGAAAAGAGATAGAAGTCATGACGCTCCTCGAGATGTATAAAATACATCTGAAAGATTATGATATTGATTCCGTGGTGGAAATGACTCAATCTCCAAAAGAGCTGATTGAAAGGCTGGCAAAAGATATAGCAACCATTAAACCGGTGGCGCTCCATCATGGCGAAGGAGTAAATCATTATTTCCACGCGACCCTGATGAATCGTTCTTATTACCTGCCGTTAATGTTAACGGGAAATGTAGGATACCATGGCTCAGGCTCTCATACGTGGTCCGGTAATTATAAGGCCGGTAATTTCCAGGCGGCAAAGTGGTGTGGACCAGGATTTTACGGGTGGGTTGCGGAAGATGTATTTCATCCAAACCTTGATCCTTATATATCGGCAAAGGACCTAAAGATAAAAGGCCGTGCCCGGGATGAAGAGGTTGCTTACTGGAATCATAATGATCGGCCGCTGATTGTCAATACCCCGAAATACGGGCGTAAGGTCTTTACGGGCCAAAGCCATATGCCTACGCCGACAAAGATCATGTGGTTCACCAATGTGAATTTAGTCAATAATGCAAAACATGTGTATCAAATGTTGAAAAACGTAAATCCCAATATTGAACAGATTATGTCAACCGATATTGAGATGACCGGTTCCATCGAGTATGCGGATTTTGGATTTCCTGCAAATTCCTGGGTTGAGTTTCAACAGTATGAGATTACCAACTCCTGCTCGAATCCATTCATTCAGATATGGGGCAAGAGCGGTATCAGGCCTGTCTATGATTCCAAGGACGATATCAATATTCTTGCAGGAATGGCGGCAAAGCTTGGTGAACTGCTCAAAGATACCCGTTTAGCAGATAACTGGAAATTTGCGCTGGAGGGCCGGTCAGAGGTGTATATCAACAGGCTCCTGGACGGCAGCACAACCAGCCATGGATATACCTGTGAAGATATCGTGGCAGGAAAGTATGGTGAACCGGGAGTTGCCATGTTGTTATACCGTACCTACCCACGAACCCCTTTCTGGGAACAGGTGAAGGAAAATTGGCCGTTCTATACGCCAACGGGAAGATTGCAGGCATATAACGATGAAAATGAAGTAATTGAGTACGGTGAAAATTTCATCGTGCACCGTGAAGGTCCCGAGGCCACGCAGTATCTGCCGAATGCCATTGTCAGCACTAACCCATACATTAGGCCGGACGACTATGGCATCCCGGAAAGCGCTGAACACTGGGATGAAAGAACGGTAAGAAATATCAAGAAGCCCTGGAAAGAATTGAAGAAAACAAAAAACTTCCTCTGGGAAAAGGGATATCAGTTCTACTGTGTGACACCAAAGTCCAGACATACAACACACTCGCAATGGGCGGTAACTGACTGGAACTTTATCTGGAACAATAACTTTGGTGATCCATACAGAATGGATAAAAGGATGCCTGGCGTGGGCGAGCATCAGATACATATTCATCCACAGGCTGCAAAAGATCTGGGCATTGAGGATGGCGACTATGTATATGTGGATGCAAATCCTGCTGACAGGCCATATGAAGGATGGAAGCCGACTGATCCGTTCTATAAGGTTTCAAGGCTCATGTTGAGGGCAAAGTACAATCCAGCCTATCCATATAATTGTACGATGATGAAACATTCTGCCTGGATCTCAACGGACAGAACAGTTCGCGCGCATGAAACACGTCCCGATGGCAGGGCTCTGGCTGCTGACACCGGGTATCAATCCAGCTTCCGTTACGGTTCGCAGCAGAGCATCACAAGGGACTGGTCGATGCCGATGCATCAGCTGGACAGCTTATTCCATAAGGCGAAAATTGGAATGAAGTTCTTGTTTGGGTATGAGGCGGACAATCACGGGATTAACACCGTGCCAAAAGAAACGTTGATTAAGATTACAAAAGCTGAAAATGGTGGTATTGGAGGGAAAGGTGTTTGGGACCCGGTAAAGACTGGCTATACAGCCGGAAATGAAAATGAGTTCATGAATCGATTCCTGAATGGTGAATTGGTAAAAGTGGAATCGTAA
- a CDS encoding molecular chaperone Tir encodes MLNVLRKIKTKGASNIFLLVLLIFFPFVYSWAEEGERYRLSSKNGDVYIGEIKNSLPHGKGTMTSLDGSEYVGEWKNGLWEGKGTLTNPNSGTYVGDFKAGELHGQGTCAYNDGSKYIGDWKRGRYDGRGTRTMPDGSAYVGEWKEGKYHGQGTNTWADGSTYEGELRNNLPNGKGTFIDTDGSKYIGNWKDGKYDGRGTRTMPDGSAYVGEWKEGKYHGRGTNTWADGSTYEGELRNNLPNGKGTFTDADGSRCVGEFKDGEPVPGKVILINPDGTVDIDNESE; translated from the coding sequence ATGTTAAACGTTTTGAGAAAAATAAAAACGAAAGGAGCTTCAAACATTTTTCTGTTGGTTTTGCTTATATTTTTTCCCTTTGTATATTCGTGGGCAGAAGAAGGAGAGAGGTACCGTCTCAGTTCTAAAAACGGCGACGTATATATCGGAGAAATAAAAAATTCACTGCCGCACGGAAAAGGAACCATGACCTCTTTAGATGGCAGTGAATATGTGGGAGAATGGAAAAATGGCTTATGGGAAGGAAAGGGGACCCTCACGAATCCTAACTCCGGTACATACGTGGGAGATTTTAAAGCGGGAGAGCTTCACGGGCAGGGGACCTGCGCCTATAATGATGGCAGTAAATACATAGGGGATTGGAAAAGAGGTCGGTATGACGGACGGGGAACAAGGACCATGCCTGACGGGTCTGCGTATGTGGGAGAATGGAAGGAGGGCAAATACCACGGGCAGGGAACCAATACATGGGCCGACGGCAGCACGTACGAAGGAGAATTACGGAATAACCTGCCGAACGGGAAAGGAACCTTCATCGACACAGATGGCAGTAAGTACATAGGGAATTGGAAAGATGGAAAGTATGACGGACGGGGAACAAGGACCATGCCTGACGGGTCTGCGTATGTGGGAGAATGGAAGGAGGGCAAATACCACGGACGGGGAACCAATACATGGGCCGACGGCAGTACATACGAAGGAGAATTACGGAATAACCTGCCGAACGGGAAAGGAACCTTTACCGATGCAGATGGTTCAAGATGTGTGGGCGAGTTTAAAGACGGAGAGCCTGTACCCGGAAAAGTGATTCTTATTAATCCTGACGGAACGGTAGACATTGATAACGAAAGTGAATGA
- a CDS encoding bacteriohemerythrin, translating to MHLSWDKELETGSERIDTQHRELFKRVNMLLDAIHNGKGKKEVFWTLEFLSTYVILHFYDEEALMIEYTYNGFETHRREHIQFKKEYHMLEKMFQDTGITRDLLFQTQQRICDWLKNHIQEEDKKLAHFIRNIDI from the coding sequence ATGCATTTGTCATGGGATAAAGAGTTGGAGACGGGAAGTGAACGTATCGATACCCAACACCGTGAACTATTCAAGAGGGTGAACATGCTTCTTGATGCGATCCATAACGGGAAAGGCAAAAAGGAGGTTTTCTGGACCCTGGAGTTTTTATCAACCTATGTAATTCTGCATTTTTATGACGAAGAAGCATTAATGATTGAGTATACATACAACGGATTTGAAACGCATAGGCGGGAACATATACAATTCAAAAAGGAGTATCATATGCTGGAAAAAATGTTTCAGGACACGGGCATTACCAGGGACTTATTATTTCAAACACAACAAAGAATCTGCGATTGGTTAAAAAATCACATACAGGAAGAGGATAAAAAGCTGGCACATTTTATCAGAAACATTGACATCTGA
- a CDS encoding YbdK family carboxylate-amine ligase, whose protein sequence is MKPFKKNSFPTLGIEEEFHLIDSETADLSPSVDDVMALLDPKMRQRVCYELFQSVLESRTDVCETVDDLLHNVMEGRTVLAETCKPLKIHIVASGSHPFGDWKKQSIVDDDHYRWVFDNHQYVSRRLFAFGLHIHVGIKNEEVAIYIMNEMKRWTYPLLALSANSPFYEGMDTGLASTRTHLFHCMPRTGFAPPFSSFSELVEHYEKLLATGCITRPGDLWWIIRPQPPFGTIEYRIFDLPTSVRRIGAFAAIVQAATATYQDQFFAGKSASEMHTEYLEQNWWMAMRFGLHARIIRPDTREVISMRDQLKQLLAFVKPKAKELHTERHIEYAEIILEQGNEAEQQRSLFQQFNGDLRSLEKELAKNTMNFQQ, encoded by the coding sequence ATGAAACCATTTAAAAAAAATAGTTTTCCTACCTTGGGGATAGAGGAAGAATTTCATTTAATTGATTCGGAGACGGCGGACCTGTCCCCGTCGGTTGATGATGTTATGGCGCTGCTGGACCCTAAAATGCGCCAAAGGGTGTGTTATGAACTTTTCCAGAGTGTACTGGAAAGCCGCACCGATGTATGTGAAACGGTGGACGATCTTCTGCACAATGTAATGGAAGGACGTACGGTTCTTGCTGAGACCTGTAAACCATTGAAGATACATATTGTTGCAAGTGGCAGCCACCCCTTTGGCGACTGGAAAAAACAATCTATTGTAGACGACGACCATTACCGCTGGGTATTTGACAATCACCAATATGTTTCCAGACGTTTATTTGCTTTCGGGCTACATATACACGTCGGAATTAAAAATGAAGAGGTGGCAATCTATATTATGAATGAGATGAAACGCTGGACGTATCCATTGCTGGCTCTTTCGGCAAATTCACCTTTTTATGAAGGAATGGATACAGGATTGGCTTCCACGCGAACCCATCTTTTCCATTGTATGCCCCGGACCGGTTTTGCGCCTCCCTTTTCCTCATTTTCAGAATTAGTAGAGCATTATGAAAAACTTCTTGCCACAGGATGTATCACCCGACCGGGTGACCTGTGGTGGATTATACGTCCACAACCACCGTTTGGCACTATTGAATATCGGATCTTCGATCTTCCCACATCAGTGCGCCGTATAGGGGCCTTCGCGGCTATTGTTCAAGCTGCTACAGCCACATATCAGGATCAGTTTTTTGCGGGAAAATCTGCCAGTGAAATGCACACTGAGTATCTGGAACAAAACTGGTGGATGGCTATGAGGTTCGGATTACATGCCAGAATAATCAGGCCGGATACCAGAGAAGTAATCTCCATGCGCGACCAGCTGAAACAACTGCTGGCATTTGTAAAACCCAAGGCAAAAGAACTTCATACGGAAAGACACATTGAATATGCTGAAATCATTCTTGAACAGGGCAATGAAGCAGAACAACAAAGAAGCCTTTTTCAACAATTTAACGGAGATTTACGATCCCTCGAAAAGGAACTGGCAAAAAATACCATGAATTTTCAACAGTAA
- a CDS encoding fructose-bisphosphate aldolase class I: protein MSFHQELQNTINDMVDDRRGILAIDESASTIAKRFESIGVESTEENRRFYRAMLLTTDNLGEYISGVILFEETLKQASDSGERLPEAAWNQRIVPGVKVDKGKGALPGAEGDMITFGLDGLEGRLLEYKEQGARFAKWREVYPVSEQNPTSLGLAANAEVLARYAAVCQKVGVVPIVEPEVLMDGKHDIHRCGVVIEKVLHSVFHALHCHGVILEHMILKPSMVTPGKEAPNKAKPEEVAEFTLKVLRRTVPAAVPSINFLSGGQGPQEATENLNALNQIGGKAPWHLSISYGRALQEPALKSWGGKKENKLAAQEAILKRARLNSLARKGEYRVDMEV, encoded by the coding sequence ATGTCTTTTCATCAGGAACTCCAGAACACAATAAATGATATGGTTGATGACCGGCGTGGCATTCTCGCTATTGATGAAAGCGCTTCAACCATCGCCAAACGGTTTGAATCTATTGGCGTTGAATCAACGGAAGAAAATCGACGATTTTACCGCGCAATGCTGCTCACTACGGATAATCTCGGTGAATATATTAGCGGTGTGATTTTATTTGAGGAAACTTTGAAACAAGCCAGTGATAGCGGTGAGCGATTGCCTGAAGCGGCATGGAACCAACGCATCGTTCCCGGCGTCAAAGTGGACAAAGGCAAGGGGGCATTGCCCGGCGCAGAAGGTGATATGATTACGTTTGGCCTTGATGGACTGGAGGGTCGTCTGCTCGAGTACAAGGAGCAGGGCGCACGCTTTGCTAAATGGCGCGAGGTGTATCCTGTTTCTGAACAGAACCCAACATCGTTGGGGCTTGCAGCTAACGCAGAGGTATTGGCGCGCTATGCGGCTGTTTGTCAGAAGGTTGGTGTCGTGCCTATTGTGGAGCCAGAAGTGTTGATGGACGGGAAACATGATATTCATCGGTGTGGAGTGGTGATTGAAAAGGTTTTGCACTCAGTGTTTCATGCGTTGCACTGCCATGGTGTTATTCTGGAACACATGATATTAAAACCCAGTATGGTCACACCGGGAAAGGAAGCTCCGAATAAAGCCAAACCCGAAGAAGTAGCGGAATTTACGTTAAAAGTATTGCGGCGCACGGTTCCTGCCGCGGTGCCCAGCATAAATTTTCTGTCAGGCGGTCAGGGTCCACAAGAAGCTACTGAAAATCTGAATGCATTGAATCAAATAGGCGGGAAAGCGCCCTGGCACTTGAGTATTTCTTACGGACGTGCTTTACAGGAGCCTGCGCTTAAATCCTGGGGAGGTAAAAAAGAAAACAAACTTGCTGCGCAGGAAGCGATATTAAAGCGGGCAAGGCTGAACAGTTTGGCAAGGAAAGGGGAGTACAGGGTTGATATGGAGGTATAA
- a CDS encoding universal stress protein: MIKIKRILFPTDFSPCAEHALQYALTFASEHKAKLYVIHVLADFYAPELFGVEVYPVPPDFEKMEAEAKKALQGMIPERFKKALEVENSIVQGTPFFEIIKCAKKNQIDLITIATHGRKGISHVLMGSTAEKVVRMAPCPVLTVKHPEHEFVLP, translated from the coding sequence ATGATTAAAATAAAAAGGATACTGTTTCCTACGGACTTTTCTCCCTGTGCTGAACATGCCTTACAGTACGCACTCACCTTTGCATCAGAACATAAGGCAAAACTGTATGTAATCCATGTACTGGCAGACTTCTATGCCCCTGAATTATTCGGAGTGGAGGTATATCCCGTTCCTCCGGACTTTGAAAAAATGGAAGCAGAAGCAAAAAAGGCACTGCAAGGGATGATACCTGAACGATTTAAGAAAGCGCTGGAAGTTGAGAATAGTATTGTACAGGGAACACCGTTTTTTGAAATTATCAAATGCGCAAAAAAAAATCAGATTGACCTGATAACCATTGCTACTCACGGAAGAAAAGGTATTTCTCACGTGCTTATGGGGAGTACGGCGGAAAAGGTTGTACGCATGGCTCCTTGCCCGGTACTGACGGTAAAACATCCAGAACACGAATTCGTGTTACCATAG
- a CDS encoding SBBP repeat-containing protein, translating to MASGAFLSYSTYLGGGSVDRGYGIAVDSDGNAYVTGSTGSSDFPTVNAIDESYNGSKDVFVTKITHDPLMAHYEFNEGSGKAATDSTGNGNNGAICGATWSAGRGDSAGLDFDGVDDAVKFTTHLGITGELTVSAWVYPTAAPMDTGRVIASTFAWDCNAANKRGWTLGIPWGSRDRLLFQVFDGSGNSARAHFRDFFINNLNQWTHVVGVFKPSTYIRLYVNGVMVSEDTTHVPSAIAYQAGTNLSIGARADSNAGRWQGGIDEVRIYGQALSDQEILDLYNGL from the coding sequence GTGGCATCGGGTGCCTTCCTTTCGTACTCCACGTACCTGGGAGGGGGTTCTGTTGATAGGGGTTATGGTATCGCGGTAGATAGCGACGGGAATGCGTATGTGACAGGCTCCACGGGATCTTCTGATTTTCCGACGGTAAACGCCATTGATGAAAGTTATAATGGTTCAAAAGATGTCTTTGTGACAAAGATAACCCATGACCCCCTGATGGCCCACTATGAGTTTAACGAAGGGAGCGGTAAAGCCGCCACGGATTCAACGGGGAACGGAAATAACGGCGCCATATGCGGAGCCACCTGGTCCGCGGGACGGGGCGACAGCGCGGGTTTGGATTTTGACGGTGTGGACGATGCCGTAAAATTTACGACCCATCTGGGCATAACGGGGGAGCTTACGGTAAGCGCGTGGGTATACCCGACGGCGGCGCCCATGGACACGGGACGTGTCATTGCCTCGACCTTTGCCTGGGACTGTAACGCAGCAAATAAACGGGGATGGACACTGGGCATTCCGTGGGGTTCGAGGGACCGGCTCCTCTTCCAGGTTTTTGACGGATCAGGGAACTCTGCCCGGGCGCATTTCAGGGATTTTTTTATCAATAACCTCAACCAGTGGACCCATGTGGTCGGGGTGTTTAAACCCTCAACCTATATACGATTATACGTAAACGGGGTGATGGTTTCAGAGGATACGACGCATGTTCCATCAGCAATAGCGTATCAGGCAGGCACAAACCTCTCTATTGGTGCAAGGGCAGACTCAAATGCTGGGAGATGGCAGGGAGGGATCGACGAGGTGCGTATCTACGGCCAGGCGTTGAGTGATCAGGAGATACTGGATTTATATAACGGCCTATAA